The following nucleotide sequence is from Deltaproteobacteria bacterium.
AAACGCCGATGTCGTTGTAGGGGTTGCCAAATTCGGGATCGACTTTGATGGCGATTTCGCACTCGGCAATGGCGTCGTCGATGCGCCCCTGAAAACTATAGGTCCAGCCTAAATAAGTATGCGCATCGGCCGTCGGACAAACGGCGATGGATTGTTTGTACAGGCGGATCGCTTCGTCGAGTTTGCCGGCCATCTGGTGGTCCATGGCGCGCTGTACTAACGCCATAGCTTTTTGGTGCTGTTCCTGTGTAGCCATAAGCTAGAAGCCAATGGATAGTTGATAATGGATAATGGACAATGGTTCGGAACTCCGGATTCCGAAGTTTTCCATTGTCAATTCTCCATTATCCATTTTTAAACTCCCCACCCTCCGCTGATCTGTATATTGGCTCCGTTAACATAGCGAGCTTCGTCTGACAATAGAAAACGCACCGCGGCGACGACGTCGTCGACGCTGCCCAAATATCCCGCCGGAATGGTCTTGAGCGCGCGATCGAGCTCGGCTTGGGGCGCGCTGCCCGAGTCGATGTAGCCCGGCGCGATGCAGTTCATGGTAATGCCATCGGCAGCGATCAACTTCGCATAGGATCGGGCCAGGGCGACCAGACCGACTTTAGTAATGTAATGGGCGGTCAGGTTCGGTTGCGCAATCAGCTGCTCGGCGTTGGCCATGGTAAAGCAAACGATACGCCCCCATTGCTGCTCTTTCATGATCGGTAGAACAGCTTGGGTCAGATAAAAAACCGGATGCAGATTGTTGTCGAACATCTCATGCCAGCCGGCGTTGGTTTCGCTGAGCAGCGACACGCGGTGGTAGGGGCCGGCACTGTTGATGAGCGCGTCGATGCGGCCCCATTCGTCGTGAACTCTTTTTACCAATTCCGCGCAGGCATTGGCGTCCGACACGTCGGAGCGCAGCGCCAAACCTTTGACACCGTGGGCGTTGACTGCAGCGATCGTATCGGCGGCTTCCTGGGCGCCGGTGCGATAGCAAACCGCCACCGACCAACCGCGCGCGGCGAGATCGAGCGCCACGCCGCGGCCGATGCCGCGGGCGCCGCCGGTGATGAGCGCAACCTTCGTCATAATGGATGGTGGACAATGAATGATTGATAATTCTCGGATCGCCGCATCGCCCGGTTATTATCCATTATCCATTGTCAATTATCCATTCGATTCGATCCCCATCACGGATTATCCATTAGTTTCCGGATGCATTCCAAGGCGCACTTGTGTTAGACTTCGAGGCAATGAACACAGACCCGCTCTCCTTCGAAGACCGGCCGGCGTTACGCAGCCCGATCCTCGTGCTGGCTTTTGCCGGCTGGAGCGATGCTGGCGCGGCCGCAACCACGGCGGTGCGTTATCTGGCCGATCAGTTGATGGCGAAGAAGTTCGCCACCATCGATCCCGAAGAATTCTATGATTTCTACCGGCAGCGGCCGGTGGTGCGCTTGAACGATAACAAGGTCCGGGAAATTCACTGGCCGTCTTTCGATTTTTACCATGGTCCGGCGATCGGCATGGAGAAAGATTTTGTTCTGGGCATCGGCGCCGAGCCGCACCTGCGCTGGCGCACGTTTACCGAGACCATGCTGCGCTTCGCCGGCGAATGCCAAGCGGAATTGATCGTCACGCTGGGCGCCTACCTCGACGAAGTGCTGTACACGCGACCGGTGCCGCTCAGCGGCTTTTCCACCGATCCGAAAATGGTCGAAGAGTTGGATCTCGTGCCGTCGCGCTACCAGGGCCCGACCGGCATCGTCGGCGTGCTCGCCGACGCCTGCCGTGTGCAGGGCGTCAAGCACCTGAGCCTGTGGGCGTCGCTGCCGCACTATCTATCGGTTTCACCCAACCCGCGCGGCACGCTGGCACTCTTGCTGCGCTTAAATCAATGGCTCGGTCTGCGCGTCGACACCAGCCCGCTCGAACGCGCTGCCGCGGATTTCCAAGCGAAGATCAACGATGCGGTGAACGCCGACCCCAAAATTTCTGCCTTTGTTCGCGACCTGAAGAAACGCGAATTCGAACAGTGAAGCTTTCCGTTCTGGTTCCGGTTTACAACGAAGAGCGCACGCTCGATGAAGTCATTGGCCGCGTCTGTGCCTTCCCTTTTCCCAAGGAAGTGATCTTGGTTGACGATGGCTCGACCGACGGCAGCCGTGAAATCCTCGAACGCGTCCAACGAAGCAACAGAGGCGCCAACGATCCGTACAACGAGATTAGGGTCTTTTTTCAGCCGAGAAACCAGGGCAAGGGGGCGGCCATCCGGACTGCCATAGGTCAGGTGACCGGCGATATCGTGTTGATCCAAGATGCCGATCTGGAATACGATCCGAAAGACTACCCCATCTTATTGGAACCGATTCAGTGTGGACAGGCGGATGTGGTCTACGGCACCCGTTTTGCCGGCGGCGGCGCTCACCGCGTGCTGTTTTTCTGGCACTCGATGGGCAATCGCTTTCTGACGCTCTTGTCGAATATGCTGACCAACCTAAACCTCTCCGACATGGAGGTCGGCTACAAGGTGTTTCGCGCTGAGGTTCTCAAGGGAATTAATCTAGAATCGAACCGGTTTGGCTTCGAGCCGGAAATCACCATGAAGCTCGCCAAGCGCGGCTGCCGGTTTTACGAAGTGCCGATCTCTTACTACGGCCGCACCTACGAGGAGGGAAAAAAGATCACCTGGAAAGACGGTGTGTCGGCACTCTACACGATGATCCGCTATCGCTTTTCGGACTAAACCCTCAGGCGTGCGCTACTTCTTGGGCGCACCGCCGAAATCGGCTTTGCTCTTGAGCAGCCGGACCAGCTCTTCATAGGACTTTTTGTTGATGACGCGGTCGAACTGGGAGCGATAGTTGCTCACCAGGCTGATGTTCTCGGCGACTAGGTCGTAAACCCTCCACTCGCTGCCGATTTGCTGGGCCTTGTAATTGATCGAGTACTCCTGGCCTTTGGCGGTTTGAATTTTGCTCACCACTTCGACAAACGACCCGTCGAGACGCTCGTTTAGATAAACCACTTTTTCGTCCGAATAGGACTCGATGATATCGGCGTAGGCGCGTTCCAACAAATCGGTAAATAGATTGACGAACTCTTTTTGCTCGGCCTCAGAGCGCTTGCGCCAATGGGCGCCTAGTGACCGTTTGGCCATTTCGGCGAAGTCGAAACGGGTGAAGAGAATCTTCTTGAGCTCATCGCGTCGCTCTTTGGTTTTGGCTTCGCCTTTGTAACGCGGGTCTTTAAGGACGACAATCGCCTTGTCAACGGTGGCTTTGATTTGATCCGTGGGGATGCCGGCTGTGGCAGGGGCTGCTCCGGACACCAGGACAAGACAAAAAACGGCAATCGCTGCTTGCTTCCATTTACTTTGTGTTCTCATCCTTTTTTTCACCCTTGCTAGATGTCAAATCGCCAGCGACGAATTTTCCTATAAGGTCCGGAATGTCGGGCGGCGAATCGGTTTCGCGAATTTTGCCACCAGCCGGAATAATCTTCTCGGAAGCGCCCGGAGTAATCAAGACGAATTTGTCGCCAATCAGCCCCCGGGCGCGCACCGAGGCGATCACATCGTCCTGCAGTTTGACGCCGTCTTGCAAGCGTAATTCAAGTCGGGCGCGGTCGTCGGCGAGCTTGATCGCCTCGACCCGGCCAATGCGCACACCGGCGATCTCCACCGGATCGCCGGGTTTGAGCCCAGCCACGGACGGAAAATCGGCCGTCACAATGTAGCCGCCGCTGCCGAAGACCTCGAGCTTGCCTAGATTGATGGCTAAATAGCCCAAGCAGAGCAGCCCGGCGAGAACGAAAATACCGACCAGGATGTCGGTGCGTGAATTGTTATTCAAGCCAAAAACTCCCTACAAAACCTGAATGGGGCCGTCGGTCCGACCGTGAATGAATTGCTGCACGACCGGGTTTTCCGACGCGCAAAACGCTTGGGGCGGCAGGACCTGTTCGATCACACCGTTTGCGAGCATAGCAACGTAGTCGGAAATTTCAAAGACTTGTGGAATCGTATGGCTGACGACGATGCCGGTGAAGCCGAACTCCTTTTGCGTGCGCGCGATCAGCTGATGAATGCTGGTCGCCAATACGGGGTCGAGGCCGGTGGTTGGCTCGTCAAACAAGACGATTTGCGGGTCCATGATGAGCGCGCGCGCCAGCCCGGCGCGTTTTTTCATGCCGCCGGAGAGCTCGGCGGGAAGTTTGCCGCCCATCTTGCCGAGGCCCACCTGCTCGAGCCGCAGCTCGACCTTTTTCTTTATGGCGCTTTCGCTGGTGCGGGTCTTTTCGCGCAGCGGAAAGGCGACATTATCGAAGACGGTCATCGAGTCGAGCAGCGCGGCGCCTTGGAAGAGCACGCCGAACTTGGCGCGAATCTCGTAGAGCTCTTTCTGCGCGAGTTTAGTGATATCGACGCCTTCGACAAAAATCTCCCCGGAGTCCGGCCGATAGAGCGCGTTTAAGTGCTTCATCAGAACTGTCTTGCCGCAGCCGCTGGTGCCGACGATGGTGGTGATTTTGCCGGAGGCGAACTCCAGGTTAACGCCCCTAAGCACTTGCTGGCCGCGAAAGCCCTTGTACAGGTTGGCGACTTTAATCATGGTCAGAGCATGATGGAAGTCAGGAAGTAGTCCCAGACCAGGATCATCACGAACGAGAGCACCACCGACTCGGTGGTCGCCTGGCTGACGCCAGTCGCCATGGGCGGTGCATAGAAGCCCTTGTAGCAGCAAATCCAGGTGATGATCACACCGAAGGAAAGCGATTTGACAAAACCCATGTAGACATCGGAGAACACAATGCTGCTATCCATGCCGGCAAAGAAACTGCCGGAACTGACGCCAAGCAGGCTGACACCGACGAGAAAGGCACCGAAGATGCCGACGACATCGAAGATCGCCGTCAGGAGCGGCATGGCGATCAAACTGGCAACCAGGCGCGGCGTGACTAGATACTTCACCGGGTTAATCGCCATCGAATCCAAAGCATCGATCTGCTCGGTGGCGCGCATGGTGCCTAGTTCCGCCGCCATGGCCGAGCCGGTGCGCCCGGTGACCATAAACGCCGAAAGCACTGGACCCAATTCACGCAGGAGGCCCAGGGCGGCGGCCGAGCCGAGAAAACTCTCGGCGTTGAATTTCCGCAGGCTGTAATAGCCCTGAAAGCCCATGACCATGCCGGTGAAAAATCCCGACAGCGCGACCACCGAGAGCGAATCGACGCCGATGGTTCTAATGTGATGAACGATCAGGTAAATCTTGGCTGGCGGCCGAAAGGCCAACAGGAACGCATGGATGAGAAACGAAAACATGCGCCCCATGCTTGCAACTTGATCGATGGCGAAGCGGCCGGTGCGGCCCAAAAATGACAGCATGGGATTTGGCAATTTAGAGTGGGGAGCTATGGGATTTAAATTAAATACCGAAAAGCCCCCGGTGTTTCAAGGCGATCTGCGCCATTAGCCACTCAGAGATCATGACGCACAGTAGCGCAACGCTGGATGTCCTGTTCGACGGCAAACTACGGTTTTTTCAAAGCAAACGGGGCTACCGTTTTTCGCTGGACGCGCTCTTGCTGCCGGCTTTCGCGACCGTGCGTGCGCGCGATGCGGTGGCCGATCTGGGCACCGGTTGCGGCGTCATGGCGCTCATCCTGGCGCGGCGCTATCCGCGGATAAACGTTCTGGGCATCGAATATCAGGCCGCGCTGGCGCGGCAGGCGCAGCGCAACGCGCAGGAAAACGGTTTTGCCGAGCGCGTGGAAATCATCCAAGGCGATATTCGCAACATCGCCAGCTTGGCGGTAGCGCAGAGTTTTGATGCGATCGTTTGCAATCCGCCCTATCGGCGGGTGGCGAGCGGCCGCACCAGCCCCAACGATGAACGGCGCGCCGCGCGTCACGAGCTGCATGGCGGGTTAGAAGATTTTCTCAACGCCGCTGCCTATCTGGCAAGAAACAAGGGGCACGTTGCTTTCGTTTATCTCGCCGATCGCGCGGTTGAGTTGCTTGTTGGGCTGCGCGCTCGGCGGCTCGAGCCCAAGCGCGTGCGTTTCGTGCATTCTTTTGTCGGCGCGGAAGCGTCGCTGGTGCTGGTGGAAGCGGTCAAGGCGGGCCGCGCGGAGGTGAAAATTTTGCCGCCGTTGATCGTTTATCGTGAAGGGAAAGAGTACACCGACGAGGTGGCGGCGATCATTCGCGGCTGAGGGCTTGAATGGGGTTAGGCCGTTTTCGGTTTTCGTTTGGCGAAGTTTCTCAACATTCGCTCGAAGGCTTGCCGAATATCGGGGTCGTCGATCGTCTCGAGAAACGCCGTGTCGACTTTGCGCGCTGGCGCCGGCTCTTCTTTGAGCTTTTGCGGCACGTCGGCGGCTGCGTCATCGATCGGTTGAATCTTGCCGACGATGAAAAAAATATTCTTCACGAGTTCGGCGCCGAGGCGTTGGTTGAGCTTGTCGGCAATCATCTCTTTCATATACTGCAGCTGCTGCATCCATACCGAGCTGGAGACTTTAATAAAAAGCGTGCCGTTGCGAATCTTTTCCGGCTGGGCGTTGTTTGCCACGGTCTTGCCGACGACGTCGTTCCAAATCGGCCAGACGCCGTACTCGTCCAAACGGGTGCCGAGGTCAAGCCGTTTTAGCGATTGGCTAAGGACGGCGCCGACACTTTCGGTCTCTAGTCTTCGGCTAGGCATGGTGGTTGGCCTGACGGTAGCAAATCTGACGACGCGAAGCCAAGCCACAACCACTGTCAGACCCAAGTTCGTGGACAATAGCTGCTGCTTCGATTCCGGCCCGTGCCGGCATGACCGAACCCCGGCGTAGGCCGGGGGCCACGCATTGGCCTGAGAGCGGAGCCTGGCGTG
It contains:
- a CDS encoding ABC transporter permease, giving the protein MLSFLGRTGRFAIDQVASMGRMFSFLIHAFLLAFRPPAKIYLIVHHIRTIGVDSLSVVALSGFFTGMVMGFQGYYSLRKFNAESFLGSAAALGLLRELGPVLSAFMVTGRTGSAMAAELGTMRATEQIDALDSMAINPVKYLVTPRLVASLIAMPLLTAIFDVVGIFGAFLVGVSLLGVSSGSFFAGMDSSIVFSDVYMGFVKSLSFGVIITWICCYKGFYAPPMATGVSQATTESVVLSFVMILVWDYFLTSIML
- a CDS encoding PAC2 family protein encodes the protein MNTDPLSFEDRPALRSPILVLAFAGWSDAGAAATTAVRYLADQLMAKKFATIDPEEFYDFYRQRPVVRLNDNKVREIHWPSFDFYHGPAIGMEKDFVLGIGAEPHLRWRTFTETMLRFAGECQAELIVTLGAYLDEVLYTRPVPLSGFSTDPKMVEELDLVPSRYQGPTGIVGVLADACRVQGVKHLSLWASLPHYLSVSPNPRGTLALLLRLNQWLGLRVDTSPLERAAADFQAKINDAVNADPKISAFVRDLKKREFEQ
- a CDS encoding SDR family oxidoreductase: MMTKVALITGGARGIGRGVALDLAARGWSVAVCYRTGAQEAADTIAAVNAHGVKGLALRSDVSDANACAELVKRVHDEWGRIDALINSAGPYHRVSLLSETNAGWHEMFDNNLHPVFYLTQAVLPIMKEQQWGRIVCFTMANAEQLIAQPNLTAHYITKVGLVALARSYAKLIAADGITMNCIAPGYIDSGSAPQAELDRALKTIPAGYLGSVDDVVAAVRFLLSDEARYVNGANIQISGGWGV
- a CDS encoding tRNA1(Val) (adenine(37)-N6)-methyltransferase, which translates into the protein MTHSSATLDVLFDGKLRFFQSKRGYRFSLDALLLPAFATVRARDAVADLGTGCGVMALILARRYPRINVLGIEYQAALARQAQRNAQENGFAERVEIIQGDIRNIASLAVAQSFDAIVCNPPYRRVASGRTSPNDERRAARHELHGGLEDFLNAAAYLARNKGHVAFVYLADRAVELLVGLRARRLEPKRVRFVHSFVGAEASLVLVEAVKAGRAEVKILPPLIVYREGKEYTDEVAAIIRG
- a CDS encoding ABC transporter substrate-binding protein, yielding MRTQSKWKQAAIAVFCLVLVSGAAPATAGIPTDQIKATVDKAIVVLKDPRYKGEAKTKERRDELKKILFTRFDFAEMAKRSLGAHWRKRSEAEQKEFVNLFTDLLERAYADIIESYSDEKVVYLNERLDGSFVEVVSKIQTAKGQEYSINYKAQQIGSEWRVYDLVAENISLVSNYRSQFDRVINKKSYEELVRLLKSKADFGGAPKK
- a CDS encoding DUF721 domain-containing protein — encoded protein: MPSRRLETESVGAVLSQSLKRLDLGTRLDEYGVWPIWNDVVGKTVANNAQPEKIRNGTLFIKVSSSVWMQQLQYMKEMIADKLNQRLGAELVKNIFFIVGKIQPIDDAAADVPQKLKEEPAPARKVDTAFLETIDDPDIRQAFERMLRNFAKRKPKTA
- a CDS encoding outer membrane lipid asymmetry maintenance protein MlaD encodes the protein MNNNSRTDILVGIFVLAGLLCLGYLAINLGKLEVFGSGGYIVTADFPSVAGLKPGDPVEIAGVRIGRVEAIKLADDRARLELRLQDGVKLQDDVIASVRARGLIGDKFVLITPGASEKIIPAGGKIRETDSPPDIPDLIGKFVAGDLTSSKGEKKDENTK
- a CDS encoding tetratricopeptide repeat protein; translated protein: MATQEQHQKAMALVQRAMDHQMAGKLDEAIRLYKQSIAVCPTADAHTYLGWTYSFQGRIDDAIAECEIAIKVDPEFGNPYNDIGVYLMQQGKLDEAIPWLEKAKLAKRYEPRHFPYMNLGRVYLNKEMISKAIEGFRGALRLNPEDTEMAKLIEELEGKLQ
- a CDS encoding glycosyltransferase family 2 protein, producing MARSARRHQPARTRCRGFPSEDQRCGERRPQNFCLCSRPEETRIRTVKLSVLVPVYNEERTLDEVIGRVCAFPFPKEVILVDDGSTDGSREILERVQRSNRGANDPYNEIRVFFQPRNQGKGAAIRTAIGQVTGDIVLIQDADLEYDPKDYPILLEPIQCGQADVVYGTRFAGGGAHRVLFFWHSMGNRFLTLLSNMLTNLNLSDMEVGYKVFRAEVLKGINLESNRFGFEPEITMKLAKRGCRFYEVPISYYGRTYEEGKKITWKDGVSALYTMIRYRFSD
- a CDS encoding ABC transporter ATP-binding protein is translated as MIKVANLYKGFRGQQVLRGVNLEFASGKITTIVGTSGCGKTVLMKHLNALYRPDSGEIFVEGVDITKLAQKELYEIRAKFGVLFQGAALLDSMTVFDNVAFPLREKTRTSESAIKKKVELRLEQVGLGKMGGKLPAELSGGMKKRAGLARALIMDPQIVLFDEPTTGLDPVLATSIHQLIARTQKEFGFTGIVVSHTIPQVFEISDYVAMLANGVIEQVLPPQAFCASENPVVQQFIHGRTDGPIQVL